A region from the Thauera humireducens genome encodes:
- the rlmH gene encoding 23S rRNA (pseudouridine(1915)-N(3))-methyltransferase RlmH, with product MKLFVVAVGHRMPAWVEAGFDEFARRMPRELPLQLVEVKAEPRTSGKTVDAMMAAEAARIEAALPPRCRRVILDERGADLSTVALSRRLEAWQGEGQDVALIVGGPDGLSPGFKATAHEAIRLSSLTLPHALVRPLLAEALYRAWTVLRNHPYHRE from the coding sequence TTGAAGCTGTTCGTCGTCGCCGTCGGCCATCGCATGCCCGCCTGGGTCGAGGCCGGCTTCGACGAGTTCGCGCGCCGCATGCCGCGCGAGCTGCCGCTGCAACTGGTCGAGGTGAAGGCCGAGCCGCGCACCAGCGGCAAGACGGTGGACGCGATGATGGCGGCCGAGGCCGCGCGCATCGAGGCGGCCCTGCCGCCGCGCTGCCGCCGCGTCATCCTCGACGAGCGCGGCGCCGACCTCTCCACCGTGGCGCTTTCGCGCCGGCTCGAGGCCTGGCAGGGCGAAGGCCAGGACGTCGCGCTGATCGTCGGCGGCCCCGACGGTCTGTCGCCCGGCTTCAAGGCCACGGCGCACGAGGCGATCCGCCTCTCCAGCCTGACCCTGCCGCACGCCCTGGTGCGCCCGCTGCTGGCCGAGGCGCTGTATCGCGCGTGGACGGTGCTGCGCAATCACCCCTATCATCGCGAATAA
- a CDS encoding Maf family protein: MSLRIYLASKSPRRRELLRQIGVQFDVLTFRGGERGEDPDVDETPIPGEAVEHYVERLALTKADAGVRRIHWRKMLRRPVLAADTTLELDGEIIGKPVDAADAQAILRRLSGRSHRVLTALAVSDGQRTRSRLAVSTVKFRELSDSEIRLYVASGEPMDKAGAYGIQGKAAIFIEEIHGSYSGIMGLPLFETAQLLEGFGYSF; the protein is encoded by the coding sequence ATGAGCCTGCGCATCTACCTTGCCTCCAAGAGCCCACGCCGGCGTGAACTGCTGCGCCAGATCGGCGTGCAGTTCGATGTCCTGACCTTCCGCGGCGGCGAGCGCGGCGAAGACCCGGACGTCGACGAAACGCCGATCCCCGGCGAAGCCGTCGAGCACTACGTCGAACGCCTGGCACTGACCAAGGCCGACGCCGGGGTGCGCCGCATCCATTGGCGCAAGATGCTGCGCCGCCCGGTGCTGGCGGCGGACACCACGCTCGAACTCGACGGCGAAATCATCGGCAAGCCGGTCGATGCCGCCGATGCCCAGGCCATCCTGCGCAGGCTGTCGGGTCGCAGCCACCGCGTGCTGACCGCACTGGCCGTCAGCGACGGGCAGCGCACCCGCAGCAGACTGGCGGTGAGCACGGTGAAGTTCCGCGAACTGTCGGACAGCGAGATCCGCCTGTATGTCGCCAGCGGCGAACCCATGGACAAGGCAGGCGCCTACGGCATCCAGGGCAAGGCGGCGATCTTCATCGAGGAGATCCACGGCAGCTACTCGGGAATCATGGGCCTGCCGCTGTTCGAAACCGCGCAACTGCTCGAAGGCTTCGGCTATTCTTTCTAG
- the rng gene encoding ribonuclease G: protein MSTEFLINFTPQETRVAIIEQGVVQELHVERTASRGIVGNVYLGKVVRVLPGMQSAFIDIGLERTAFLHVADIWSDRQNGEPARPIERILAEGQSLMVQVLKDPIGTKGARLSTQISLAGRLLVYLPQERHIGISQRIEDEAEREALRGRLTALVPEDEAGGFIVRTMAESASDEELAADIGYLRKLWREVQNSSTGLLPPQLLHEDLSLGQRALRDIANEETARIRVDSRENYQKLTAFAQEYTPKVLPLLEHYSGERPLFELYNVEEEIQKALARRVDLKSGGYLIIDQTEAMTTVDVNTGGFVGARNFDDTIFKTNLEATQTIARQLRLRNLGGIIIIDFIDMENAEHREMVLDEFRKALSRDHTKMSINGFTALGLVEMTRKRTRESLAHLLCEPCPTCGGRGEVKTARTVAYEVLRELLREARQFNAREFRVLAAPDVIDLFLDEESQSLAMLSDFIDKKISLHAEASYTQEQYDIVLL from the coding sequence ATGAGCACCGAATTCCTCATCAACTTCACCCCGCAGGAGACGCGGGTCGCGATCATCGAGCAAGGCGTGGTGCAGGAGCTCCATGTCGAACGCACCGCCAGCCGCGGTATCGTCGGCAACGTGTATCTGGGCAAGGTGGTGCGCGTGCTGCCCGGCATGCAGTCGGCCTTCATCGACATCGGCCTCGAGCGTACCGCCTTCCTGCACGTGGCCGACATCTGGAGCGACCGCCAGAACGGCGAGCCGGCCCGGCCGATCGAGCGAATCCTGGCCGAGGGCCAGAGCCTGATGGTGCAGGTGCTGAAGGATCCGATCGGCACCAAGGGCGCGCGCCTGTCGACACAGATCAGTCTGGCCGGCCGGCTGCTGGTCTATCTGCCGCAGGAAAGGCACATCGGCATCTCGCAGCGTATCGAGGACGAGGCCGAGCGCGAGGCCCTGCGCGGCCGCCTGACGGCGCTGGTGCCCGAGGACGAAGCCGGCGGCTTCATCGTGCGCACGATGGCGGAGTCCGCGTCGGACGAGGAGCTCGCGGCCGACATCGGGTATCTGCGCAAGCTATGGCGCGAGGTCCAGAACAGCAGCACCGGGCTGCTGCCGCCCCAGTTGCTGCACGAAGACCTCAGCCTCGGCCAGCGCGCGCTGCGCGACATCGCCAACGAGGAGACCGCACGCATCCGGGTCGACTCGCGGGAGAACTACCAGAAGCTCACCGCGTTCGCGCAGGAATACACCCCCAAGGTGCTGCCGCTGCTCGAGCACTACAGCGGCGAGCGGCCGCTGTTCGAGCTCTACAACGTCGAGGAGGAGATCCAGAAGGCGCTGGCACGGCGCGTGGACCTCAAGTCCGGCGGCTACCTCATCATCGACCAGACCGAGGCGATGACCACCGTCGACGTGAATACCGGCGGCTTCGTCGGTGCGCGCAACTTCGACGACACCATCTTCAAGACCAACCTCGAAGCCACCCAGACCATCGCCCGCCAGCTGCGGCTGCGCAACCTGGGCGGCATCATCATCATCGACTTCATCGACATGGAGAACGCCGAGCACCGCGAGATGGTGCTGGACGAGTTCCGCAAGGCCTTGTCGCGCGACCACACCAAGATGAGCATCAACGGCTTCACCGCGCTGGGCCTGGTCGAGATGACGAGGAAGCGCACGCGTGAATCGCTGGCGCACCTGCTGTGCGAGCCCTGTCCCACCTGTGGTGGTCGCGGCGAGGTGAAAACTGCGCGCACCGTGGCCTACGAGGTGCTGCGCGAGCTGCTGCGCGAGGCGCGCCAGTTCAACGCCCGCGAGTTCCGCGTGCTCGCCGCGCCGGACGTGATCGACCTCTTCCTCGACGAGGAGAGCCAGTCGCTCGCGATGCTGTCGGATTTCATCGACAAGAAGATCTCGCTGCACGCCGAGGCCAGCTACACGCAGGAACAGTACGACATCGTGCTGCTGTAA
- a CDS encoding DUF2782 domain-containing protein — protein MRRTLIALLLAAAVPAFAQQPPVLEPIPEPPPMPTGAETDEPEVTIVQRGEDTVTEYRIRGKLYMVKVTPPHGVPYYLIDKEGTGQMVRHDGAADLAVPMWVIKSW, from the coding sequence ATGCGCCGCACCCTGATCGCCCTCCTGCTGGCCGCCGCCGTCCCGGCTTTCGCCCAGCAGCCCCCTGTCCTCGAGCCCATCCCCGAGCCGCCGCCGATGCCGACCGGCGCCGAGACCGACGAGCCCGAGGTCACCATCGTCCAGCGCGGCGAGGACACCGTCACCGAGTACCGCATCCGCGGCAAGCTCTACATGGTCAAGGTCACGCCACCGCATGGCGTGCCCTACTACCTGATCGACAAGGAAGGCACCGGCCAGATGGTGCGCCACGATGGCGCGGCCGACCTCGCCGTGCCGATGTGGGTGATCAAGTCCTGGTGA
- the rsfS gene encoding ribosome silencing factor: MDTPALQQIVVSALEDIKARDIEVIDTSRHTPLFDRIIVASAESNRQTRALARNVHDKVREAGADVISIEGEETGEWVLVDLGSIVVHIMQPAVRSYYRLEELWNTTPASRKPAHAAAGE, encoded by the coding sequence ATGGATACCCCCGCCCTGCAGCAGATCGTCGTTTCCGCCCTCGAAGACATCAAGGCGCGCGACATCGAAGTCATCGACACCTCGCGCCACACCCCGCTGTTCGACCGCATCATCGTCGCCAGCGCCGAGTCGAACCGCCAGACCCGCGCCCTCGCGCGCAACGTGCATGACAAGGTGCGCGAGGCCGGCGCCGACGTGATCAGCATCGAAGGCGAGGAAACCGGCGAGTGGGTGCTGGTCGACCTCGGCAGCATCGTCGTCCACATCATGCAGCCAGCGGTGCGCAGCTACTACCGGCTGGAAGAGCTGTGGAACACCACCCCTGCCTCGCGCAAGCCGGCTCACGCCGCCGCGGGCGAGTGA
- a CDS encoding homoserine kinase, which yields MSVFTPVPEPILADWLKDYAIGRLVELKGISAGVQNSNFFVTTTLGRYVLTLFEDMSRAELPYYLHLMAHLARHGLPVPGPIANRHNEYLGTLQERPAALVVRLSGASEMNPGVAHCEKVGAMLAGLHLAGQSYGRRQENPRGAGWRSATAAVVRPFLPADEQALLDAELAFQASVDIESLPAGAIHADLFRDNVLWDDDDGTPRIGGVIDFYFAGYDALLFDVAVTVNDWCAQPDAALDPQRTAALLEAYHAERPFTDAERAAWPAMLRAAALRFWLSRAADFHQPRAGEMVLVKDPDEYRDILRLRAACVPPLPL from the coding sequence ATGTCCGTCTTCACCCCCGTTCCCGAACCCATCCTCGCCGACTGGCTGAAGGACTACGCCATCGGCCGGCTGGTGGAACTCAAGGGCATCTCCGCCGGCGTCCAGAACAGCAACTTTTTCGTCACCACCACGCTCGGCCGCTACGTGCTGACGCTGTTCGAAGACATGTCGCGCGCCGAGCTGCCCTACTACCTGCACCTGATGGCGCACCTCGCACGTCACGGTCTGCCGGTGCCCGGTCCGATCGCCAACCGCCACAACGAATACCTCGGCACGCTGCAGGAGCGCCCCGCCGCACTGGTCGTGCGCCTGTCGGGCGCCTCCGAGATGAACCCGGGCGTCGCGCACTGCGAAAAGGTCGGCGCCATGCTCGCCGGCCTGCACCTGGCCGGCCAGTCCTACGGCCGCCGCCAGGAGAACCCGCGCGGCGCGGGCTGGCGCAGCGCCACGGCCGCCGTCGTGCGGCCGTTCCTGCCCGCCGACGAACAGGCCCTGCTCGACGCCGAACTCGCCTTCCAGGCCAGCGTGGACATCGAATCGCTGCCCGCCGGCGCCATCCACGCCGACCTGTTCCGCGACAACGTGCTGTGGGACGACGACGATGGCACGCCGCGCATCGGCGGCGTCATCGACTTCTACTTCGCCGGCTACGACGCACTGCTGTTCGACGTCGCCGTCACCGTCAACGACTGGTGCGCCCAGCCCGACGCAGCGCTCGATCCGCAGCGCACCGCCGCCCTGCTCGAGGCCTATCACGCCGAACGCCCCTTCACCGACGCCGAGCGCGCCGCCTGGCCCGCCATGCTGCGCGCCGCCGCGCTGCGCTTCTGGCTGTCGCGCGCCGCCGACTTCCACCAGCCGCGCGCGGGCGAGATGGTGCTGGTGAAGGACCCCGACGAATACCGCGACATCCTGCGTCTGCGCGCCGCCTGCGTGCCGCCCCTGCCGCTATGA
- a CDS encoding BPSS1780 family membrane protein: MNTHRRHPPPPAPGDVVPGHALQWLADGWRLFLKAPGVWAIQALILFVILAALGVLPFLGWAAAPIALPVLVGGMLAGAQALDRGQALRVDHLFEGIRRHAGNLLLVGVFHLLGALLAALIAAAIGGSAVLTGMVVGAVPGAGVAAGGMMLGVLVFTVLWALLMMALWFAPALVMLHDVAPLDAMKLSARACMHNLLAFLVLATLLYVLVWVAMIPAGLGMLALIPVIAGALYAAWRETFAPALPALPSPDALVADAPPAPPPGDVPPQT, translated from the coding sequence ATGAACACGCACCGGCGTCACCCGCCCCCGCCCGCCCCAGGCGACGTCGTCCCCGGCCACGCCCTGCAGTGGCTCGCCGACGGCTGGCGCCTGTTCTTGAAGGCGCCCGGCGTATGGGCCATCCAGGCGCTGATCCTGTTCGTGATCCTCGCCGCGCTCGGTGTCCTGCCCTTCCTCGGCTGGGCCGCGGCGCCCATCGCCCTGCCGGTGCTGGTCGGCGGCATGCTCGCCGGCGCGCAGGCGCTCGACCGCGGCCAGGCGCTGCGCGTGGACCACCTGTTCGAGGGCATCCGCCGCCATGCCGGCAACCTGCTGCTGGTCGGCGTCTTCCACCTGCTCGGCGCGCTGCTGGCGGCGCTGATCGCCGCGGCCATCGGCGGCAGTGCCGTGCTCACCGGCATGGTCGTCGGCGCGGTGCCCGGCGCGGGCGTGGCGGCCGGCGGCATGATGCTCGGCGTGCTCGTGTTCACCGTGCTGTGGGCGCTGCTGATGATGGCGCTGTGGTTCGCCCCTGCGCTGGTCATGCTGCACGACGTCGCCCCGCTCGACGCCATGAAGCTGTCGGCGCGTGCATGCATGCACAACCTGCTCGCCTTCCTCGTGCTCGCCACCCTGCTCTACGTGCTGGTGTGGGTGGCCATGATCCCTGCCGGGCTCGGCATGCTGGCGCTGATCCCGGTGATCGCCGGCGCGCTGTATGCGGCCTGGCGCGAGACCTTCGCGCCGGCACTGCCCGCCCTGCCGTCGCCGGACGCCCTCGTAGCCGACGCCCCTCCCGCACCGCCCCCCGGCGACGTGCCGCCCCAGACCTGA
- a CDS encoding BPSS1780 family membrane protein yields the protein MQANQLPSQRGWAWLREGLQLWRRNPALLTFAAFGYLLTLVVISIVPLIGQLASSLIMPALSVGVLNACRAIDAGRKVGPDVLFSGFRTNLQALVTIGGIYLIGTLVVLFLVGLVDDGTLAQAMRSGEIDEQAAADSNLGFSLLVALLLSTPLMMAYWFAPMLAAWWKIPAPKAMFFSFYACLRNWRPFLAYAVGLLLFGAFVPGLVIGVLGLVSPTLATLASFPVPLILIPVLFASFFANARDVFGLPEGNAARVLTPSDNDATPD from the coding sequence ATGCAAGCAAACCAACTCCCCTCCCAGCGCGGCTGGGCCTGGCTGCGCGAAGGCCTGCAGCTGTGGCGCCGCAACCCGGCGCTGCTCACCTTCGCTGCCTTCGGCTACCTGCTCACGCTGGTCGTAATCAGCATCGTGCCGCTCATCGGTCAGCTCGCCTCTTCGCTGATCATGCCGGCGCTGTCGGTCGGCGTGCTCAACGCCTGCCGCGCCATCGACGCAGGCCGCAAGGTCGGCCCCGACGTGCTGTTCTCGGGCTTTCGCACCAACCTGCAGGCGCTCGTCACCATCGGCGGCATCTACCTCATCGGCACCCTTGTCGTGCTGTTCCTGGTCGGACTGGTCGACGACGGCACGCTGGCGCAGGCAATGCGCAGCGGCGAGATCGACGAACAGGCCGCGGCCGACTCCAACCTCGGCTTCTCGCTGCTGGTGGCGCTGCTGCTGTCGACCCCGCTGATGATGGCCTACTGGTTCGCGCCGATGCTGGCCGCGTGGTGGAAGATACCGGCCCCCAAGGCGATGTTCTTCAGCTTCTACGCCTGCCTGCGCAACTGGCGGCCCTTCCTGGCCTACGCCGTGGGGCTGCTGCTGTTCGGCGCTTTCGTCCCCGGCCTCGTCATCGGCGTCCTCGGCCTGGTGTCGCCGACACTCGCCACACTGGCTTCCTTCCCGGTGCCGCTGATCCTGATCCCGGTGCTGTTCGCCAGCTTCTTCGCCAATGCCCGCGACGTGTTCGGCCTGCCCGAGGGCAACGCCGCGCGCGTGCTGACCCCGTCCGACAACGATGCCACGCCCGACTGA
- a CDS encoding DNA-deoxyinosine glycosylase: protein MPGAASLAAAEYYAHPRNAFWPIMGALFGAGPARPYAERLQRLSAAGIALWDVIAACERDGSLDSAIAPDSVEPNDFARLFRDCPHIAHVFFNGTAAETAFRRHVRGRIALPALRLTRLPSTSPAHAARGFDAKLAAWQVVREAATAAGHALAA from the coding sequence ATGCCGGGCGCCGCCTCGCTGGCTGCGGCGGAGTACTACGCCCACCCGCGCAACGCGTTCTGGCCGATCATGGGCGCGCTGTTCGGCGCCGGTCCGGCCCGGCCCTACGCCGAGCGCCTGCAGCGCCTGAGCGCGGCTGGCATCGCGCTGTGGGACGTCATCGCCGCCTGCGAACGCGACGGCAGCCTCGACAGCGCCATCGCGCCCGACAGCGTCGAGCCGAACGACTTCGCCCGCCTGTTCCGCGACTGCCCGCATATCGCCCACGTGTTCTTCAACGGCACGGCCGCCGAAACCGCCTTCCGCCGCCACGTGCGCGGCCGCATCGCCCTGCCTGCCCTGCGCCTCACCCGCCTGCCCTCGACCAGCCCGGCGCATGCCGCGCGCGGCTTCGATGCGAAGCTCGCCGCCTGGCAGGTGGTGCGCGAGGCCGCAACGGCTGCCGGTCACGCCCTCGCGGCCTGA
- the polA gene encoding DNA polymerase I, with translation MPTLLLVDGSSYLYRAFHALPALRNSQGEPTGAIRGVLSMLRRLESDYKAEFRACVFDAKGKTFRDDWYPEYKSHRPPMPDDLRAQIAPLHEAVQAEGWPLLSVEGVEADDVIGTLTRQALERGWEVVISTGDKDLTQLVRPGVRWVNTMSEEVLDAAGVEAKFGVPPERIVDYLALVGDTVDNVPGVEKCGPKTAVKWLTEYGTLDNLVANADKVGGKVGENLRKHLDFLPLGRRLVTVATDVELPVALDELPARDDDKAALRALYERFEFRGWLKDLDGGAASVAASKAATDSRRFAAEPAEVAEVADDPPGEPGAHRGGYVSILDWASFDVWLAKITAAELTAFDTETTSLEPMAARLVGMSFSTDAGEAAYLPLAHRGADVPGQLPLAEVLDRLKPWLESDQHAKLGQNLKYDAHVLANHDIRLRGIAHDTLLESYVLESDKPHDMDSLAKRHLGLTTLPYTEVCGKGAKQIGFDEVAIDRATEYAAEDADVTLRLHEHLWPQLEATPQLAALYRDIELPVLSVLQQMERTGVLIDPFLLSQHSEELGRRLHELEREAHDLAGQPFNLGSPKQLGEILFGKLGLPVVKKTATGQPSTDEEVLEKLAEDYPLPKLLLEHRSLSKLKSTYADKLPRMVNPKTGRVHTSFSQATAVTGRLSSSEPNLQNIPIRTPEGRRIRAAFIAPKDHFIVSADYSQIELRIMAHLSGDARLLEAFAHGEDVHRATAGEVFGVPPAEVTSEQRRYAKVINFGLIYGMSAHGLAKNLGIERAAAQGWIDRYFARYPGVADYMERTRVEAREQGFVETVFGRRLYLPDIRASQAGRRQAAERAAINAPMQGTAADLIKKAMIAVSDWLAGSGLKSKLVLQVHDELVLEVPKAELDTIRAELPRLMGGVADLKVPLLVEVGAGDNWDEAH, from the coding sequence ATGCCGACCCTGCTGCTCGTCGATGGCTCCAGCTATCTCTATCGCGCTTTCCATGCGCTGCCCGCCCTGCGCAATTCGCAGGGCGAGCCGACGGGGGCGATCCGGGGAGTGCTTTCGATGCTACGTCGGCTGGAAAGCGACTACAAGGCGGAATTCCGCGCTTGCGTGTTCGACGCCAAGGGCAAGACCTTCCGCGACGACTGGTATCCCGAGTACAAGTCGCACCGTCCGCCGATGCCCGACGACCTGCGCGCGCAGATCGCGCCGCTGCACGAGGCGGTGCAGGCCGAGGGTTGGCCGCTGCTGTCGGTGGAAGGCGTGGAGGCCGACGACGTCATCGGCACGCTGACCCGCCAGGCGCTCGAGCGCGGCTGGGAAGTCGTGATCTCGACCGGCGACAAGGACCTTACCCAGCTCGTGCGTCCCGGGGTGCGCTGGGTCAACACGATGAGCGAGGAGGTGCTGGACGCGGCCGGCGTGGAAGCGAAGTTCGGCGTGCCGCCGGAGCGCATCGTCGACTACCTGGCCTTGGTCGGCGACACGGTGGACAATGTGCCCGGCGTGGAGAAGTGCGGTCCCAAGACCGCGGTGAAGTGGCTCACCGAGTACGGCACCCTCGACAACCTGGTCGCTAACGCCGACAAGGTCGGGGGCAAGGTTGGCGAGAACCTGCGCAAGCACCTGGACTTCCTGCCGCTGGGGCGCAGGCTGGTGACGGTGGCGACCGACGTCGAACTGCCCGTGGCACTGGACGAGCTGCCGGCGCGCGACGACGACAAGGCGGCGCTGCGCGCGCTGTACGAGCGCTTCGAGTTTCGCGGCTGGCTCAAGGACCTGGACGGCGGCGCGGCGAGCGTCGCGGCGTCGAAGGCGGCGACCGACAGCCGCCGCTTCGCCGCCGAGCCGGCCGAGGTGGCCGAGGTGGCCGACGACCCACCGGGCGAGCCGGGGGCGCATCGCGGCGGCTACGTTTCGATTCTCGACTGGGCCAGCTTCGACGTCTGGCTGGCGAAGATCACGGCGGCCGAACTCACTGCCTTCGACACCGAGACCACCAGCCTCGAACCGATGGCTGCGCGCCTGGTCGGCATGTCCTTCTCGACCGACGCGGGCGAAGCCGCCTACCTGCCGCTGGCGCATCGCGGCGCTGACGTGCCTGGACAACTGCCGCTGGCCGAGGTGCTGGACAGGCTCAAGCCCTGGCTGGAGTCGGACCAGCATGCCAAGCTGGGCCAGAACCTGAAGTACGACGCCCACGTGCTCGCTAACCATGACATCAGGCTGCGCGGCATCGCGCACGACACCCTGCTCGAATCCTACGTGCTGGAGTCCGACAAGCCGCACGACATGGATTCGCTCGCCAAGCGCCACCTCGGGCTGACGACACTCCCCTATACCGAGGTCTGCGGCAAGGGCGCCAAGCAGATCGGCTTCGACGAGGTCGCCATCGACCGCGCCACCGAGTACGCCGCCGAGGACGCGGATGTGACCCTGCGCCTGCACGAGCACCTGTGGCCGCAGCTCGAAGCCACGCCGCAGCTTGCTGCGCTGTACCGCGACATCGAGCTGCCGGTGTTGTCGGTGCTGCAGCAGATGGAGCGCACCGGGGTGCTCATCGACCCTTTCCTGCTCAGCCAGCATTCCGAGGAACTCGGCCGCCGCCTGCACGAGCTGGAGCGCGAGGCCCATGACCTCGCTGGCCAGCCCTTCAACCTCGGTTCGCCCAAGCAGCTCGGCGAGATCCTGTTCGGCAAGCTCGGCCTGCCGGTGGTCAAGAAGACCGCCACCGGCCAGCCCTCCACCGACGAGGAGGTGCTGGAGAAGCTTGCCGAGGACTACCCGCTGCCCAAGCTGCTGCTCGAACACCGCAGCCTGTCGAAGCTCAAGAGCACCTACGCCGACAAGCTGCCACGCATGGTCAATCCGAAGACCGGCCGGGTGCATACCAGCTTCTCGCAGGCCACCGCCGTCACCGGCCGGCTTTCGAGCTCCGAGCCCAACCTGCAGAACATTCCGATCCGCACGCCGGAAGGCCGCCGCATCCGCGCCGCCTTCATCGCGCCCAAGGACCACTTCATCGTATCGGCCGACTACTCGCAGATCGAGTTGCGCATCATGGCCCACCTGTCGGGCGACGCCCGCCTGCTCGAAGCCTTCGCCCACGGCGAGGACGTGCACCGCGCCACTGCCGGCGAAGTCTTCGGCGTGCCGCCGGCGGAGGTCACCAGCGAACAGCGCCGCTACGCCAAGGTGATCAACTTCGGCCTCATCTACGGCATGAGCGCGCACGGCCTGGCGAAGAACCTCGGCATCGAGCGCGCCGCGGCGCAGGGCTGGATCGACCGCTACTTCGCGCGCTACCCCGGCGTTGCCGACTACATGGAGCGCACCCGCGTCGAGGCGCGCGAGCAGGGCTTCGTCGAGACCGTGTTCGGCCGCCGCCTCTACCTGCCCGACATCCGCGCCAGCCAGGCCGGCCGCCGCCAGGCCGCCGAGCGCGCGGCGATCAACGCGCCGATGCAGGGTACGGCCGCCGACCTGATCAAGAAGGCGATGATCGCGGTGAGCGACTGGCTGGCGGGCTCGGGGCTGAAGTCGAAGCTGGTGCTGCAGGTGCACGACGAACTGGTGCTGGAGGTGCCGAAGGCCGAGCTCGACACGATCCGCGCCGAGCTGCCCAGGCTGATGGGCGGCGTGGCAGACCTCAAGGTGCCGCTGCTGGTGGAGGTGGGGGCGGGGGACAACTGGGATGAAGCCCACTGA
- a CDS encoding TIGR00730 family Rossman fold protein: MTAKEKLPRSVPDSTAPRYNARESWRIFGIMAEFVEATERLASIRPAVSIFGSARTPPDHLYYILTEQIARLLSDSGFAVISGGGPGIMEAANKGAYFGKSPSVGLNIQLPLEQSANPYQDISQTFQHFFARKFMFVKFAAAYVVMPGGFGTLDELLEAMTLVQTKKSRRIPIILVHRPFWQGLLDWLRDRLVAEGMISAEDLDLVQVIDKPEEVVEAIFKHYERRGFQPLPAEHEMMLNL; encoded by the coding sequence ATGACCGCGAAAGAAAAACTCCCCCGCAGCGTGCCCGACAGCACCGCACCGCGCTACAACGCGCGCGAGTCCTGGCGAATCTTCGGAATTATGGCAGAGTTCGTCGAGGCGACCGAACGCCTCGCCTCGATCCGCCCCGCCGTGTCGATCTTCGGCAGCGCACGCACGCCGCCCGACCACCTGTACTACATCCTCACCGAACAGATCGCCCGCCTGCTGTCCGATTCGGGCTTCGCCGTCATCTCCGGCGGCGGACCGGGCATCATGGAAGCGGCCAACAAGGGTGCCTATTTCGGCAAGAGTCCGTCGGTGGGTCTCAACATCCAGCTGCCGCTGGAGCAGAGCGCCAACCCCTACCAGGACATCTCGCAGACCTTCCAGCACTTCTTCGCGCGCAAGTTCATGTTCGTGAAGTTCGCCGCGGCCTATGTCGTGATGCCCGGCGGCTTCGGCACGCTCGACGAGCTGCTCGAGGCGATGACGCTGGTGCAGACGAAGAAGAGCCGCCGCATCCCGATCATCCTGGTGCATCGCCCGTTCTGGCAGGGCCTGCTCGACTGGCTGCGCGACCGCTTGGTCGCCGAAGGCATGATCAGCGCCGAGGACCTCGACCTGGTGCAGGTCATCGACAAGCCCGAGGAGGTCGTCGAGGCCATCTTCAAGCACTACGAACGCCGCGGTTTCCAGCCCCTGCCGGCCGAACACGAGATGATGCTGAACCTGTGA
- the nadD gene encoding nicotinate-nucleotide adenylyltransferase: protein MPRPTEQPDGSGPLGLLGGTFDPIHLGHLRLAEEAREALGLARVRLIPAGQPPHRGEPGSTADDRLAMARLAAAGNPGFEIDDGEVRSERKSYTVLTLERLRAELGPQRPLVLILGADAFEGLPAWHRWQEIFGLAHIAVANRPGYSPHARRWPATLSPALAAACQDRHAADPAELRHTPAGRVLPFDMTPLAISASLIRDLIGHGHSARYLLPDSVLDYIETHGLYR from the coding sequence ATGCCACGCCCGACTGAGCAGCCGGACGGCAGCGGCCCGCTGGGCCTGCTCGGCGGCACCTTCGACCCGATCCACCTCGGCCACCTGCGGCTGGCCGAAGAGGCGCGCGAAGCACTTGGGCTGGCGCGCGTGCGCCTGATCCCCGCCGGCCAGCCGCCCCACCGCGGCGAGCCCGGCAGCACCGCCGACGACCGGCTGGCCATGGCGCGGCTCGCCGCGGCCGGCAATCCCGGCTTCGAGATCGACGATGGCGAGGTCCGCAGCGAACGCAAGAGCTATACCGTGCTCACGCTCGAACGCCTGCGCGCCGAACTCGGTCCGCAGCGTCCGCTGGTGCTGATCCTCGGTGCCGACGCCTTCGAAGGCCTGCCGGCCTGGCACCGATGGCAGGAAATCTTCGGCCTGGCGCACATCGCCGTCGCCAACCGCCCCGGCTATTCGCCGCACGCCCGCCGCTGGCCGGCCACGCTGTCGCCGGCGCTCGCCGCCGCCTGCCAGGACCGCCACGCAGCGGACCCCGCCGAGTTGCGCCACACCCCGGCCGGCCGCGTCCTGCCCTTCGACATGACCCCGCTGGCGATTTCGGCGTCGCTGATCCGCGACCTCATCGGCCACGGGCACAGCGCACGCTATTTGCTGCCCGATTCCGTTCTCGACTATATTGAAACGCATGGGCTTTACCGCTGA